One Epinephelus lanceolatus isolate andai-2023 chromosome 10, ASM4190304v1, whole genome shotgun sequence genomic region harbors:
- the id4 gene encoding DNA-binding protein inhibitor ID-4, with protein MKAVTPVHPQDSSSSSSQLSLHYLSKQSLNIARCRMEEEDLFCLQYDMNDCYSRLKRLVPTIPQDKKVSKVEILQHVIDYILDLQLALETHPSLHKQQPQRTGTCPPPASNPSRTPLTVLNIDHHQRTSIVKKPEDSILCR; from the exons ATGAAGGCTGTTACTCCAGTCCACCCCCAGGactcctcctccagcagcagccagcTCTCCCTGCACTATCTGTCGAAGCAGAGCCTCAACATCGCCCGGTGCAGGATGGAAGAGGAGGACCTGTTCTGCCTGCAGTACGACATGAACGACTGCTACAGCCGGCTGAAGCGCCTGGTGCCCACCATTCCACAGGATAAGAAAGTCAGCAAAGTGGAGATCCTCCAGCATGTCATAGACTACATCCTGGACCTGCAGCTGGCCCTGGAGACGCACCCTTCTCTCCATAAACAACAGCCACAGCGGACCGGGACCTGCCCTCCCCCCGCCTCCAATCCCAGCCGGACACCGCTGACGGTGCTCAACATTGACCACCACCAG AGGACGTCAATAGTCAAAAAGCCGGAGGACTCTATTTTATGCCGCTGA